ATCCTAGATTATGCAGGCGTAAAGATATATGGCTAGACGGTAAAAGAAGTATGGAACGATATTTTTCTCTCGTCGGTACGCATAATAGAAAACTATTGAAAAAATATCTAAATAAGGTATAGATTAAGATAGAATTGGAGGAGTGCGGCGAATGGTAAGCCAGCAGTTTGCTAAACTGTAACCGTTTAAAAAGCGGTTTGTGGGTTCGACTCCCACCTCCTCCGCTTTGGCAAAATTCATGCCTTCTGGCATTGAATTTTGGCAATAAGTTGGAGTCGAAGGGCGCGAGAGCGCGCAGCGCCCCGGACCCCGAGTCGGAGCGAGGGGGACTCCCACCTCCTCCGCCAGTTGGAAAAAGAAGCGTTTGGCTCGCCCGCCCCGACTTCGCTAAAGCTACGACGGGCAAGTACGCGGGCTCGTCAGCCGATCCTTCGGCCACGCTCAGGACAAGTTTTTGAGCGCAAAATTGAATTTTTTATCTTTACCCTGCTACTGCAGGGCTGGCCAAAAGCGGGCTTATTAAAAAACAAGGAAGGACAAAACGAAATACTTTATCTACACTCGCAAATCAACGGATTCAGAAGAAAGGCAGGTTTTAAGTATTGAAGCTCAGCTTACTGAGCTAAAAGAATTTGCCGCTGAAGAATTATCATGTTTAAAAGAGGGATCAGAATGAATAAAAAATACCTGATTATTATTGCTGCCATAATTATCTTGGCAGTGCTAATTGGTGGCTTTTTTTTATTGCCAAAAATCTCCCAAAAATCAACCCAAAAATCCAATTGTCCAATTAAAACATATAATGGTGTTGCTTGGACCGGTAATGTCAAACCCGAGGAGTTTAAAGAAATCGGCTCGGAGTTTGTGGAAGTAGTGGTTTGGCCGCAGATTTTAGATGATGAGACAATTTTAGTCAGTTCCGAGTCCTATTCGGGCGGGCCAAAATATTCATTAGAACAAATTAAAGCCGATGCCGCAAAAACTGAGGAAACTGTCCGTAATAGAATCCGCCAGTTGAAACAAAATAATCTCAAAATTTATTTAGTGGTCTATCCCGAGTGGCTTTACACTCACGAAAGGAATTATTTAATCAAAGATTCGGATGCTTATGAAAAACGAACATGGGAAATTGCTCTTACTTGGGCGAAAATTGCCGAAGAAGAGAAAGTGGAGATTTACTCGCCCCTAAACGAGCCGTTTTTGCATATCGGCCATCAGAGGTCACTTGCTTGGTACAAGGAAATTTTACCGGAGTTACGCCAAGTTTATCATGGCTTACTTGCTCCGCGCGGTTTGCAGGCCTATCATTTTGAGCCGGATCTGGGTTTGATTGAGCGGCCCGATACCCAGTTTGATTTTACGGGCTGGGATTTAATCGGCTTTGATGTTTTTGCCAGAAATACGCGTAACTTTGACGAATATCGCCAATATGTGCAAGCAGTAATTGCCAAAGCAGAAGAAATTAAAGAAAAAACCGGTGACAAAGGGATAATTCTTGGCGAAATCGGTGCGCCCAACAAAACCGAACAAAGTTTTCCCGGGCTTGATCCAATTGAGCTGACCAAACAATCCTGGCAAGAAATTTATAAGGAAAGTTATGGTTTGGTTGATTATCTGTTCTTTTGGGATTGGACTGGCTCACCGCAGGAAGAAAATGGTCAGCGTATAGATTATCCGGCCGATGGGAAATTAAAAGATACTTTGAAGAATTTATTTACTAAGGCACAAAAATGCGCTTCCACTCCGCAAGCCCTGAAAAGTCCGAATTTTACCATTCAGCCGCCAGAGAAAACGATTTTTGCTGACGATTTGAATGATTTATCGTGGTGGCGAAAAGAACAGGGGGAGTGGCAGATTGAAAACGGTGTAGCCAAAAGCGCCGAACAAGGGAAAAGTTTGCTTACTTATGATCAAAATATTGCCGACGGACAAATAAAAGTTCGCTTTCGGACCACAGACGGCACTTTGGATCTTAAGTTGCGGCGGACGCCGCAGACGCCAGCCGGCTATGAAATAGTGCTTAAACCACAGCGAGCAATGGTGAGTGCTGCGACTAAGAATGATAAAATCACTAAATTAGCCGAGATGCAATTTTATTTTGATACTGGCTGGCATGAGGTAGTTGTTGACTTTCGGGATAATCGGATCGTAGTTAAAGTAGATGATATCGGCGTTTTTGAAATCTTCAATGATTCATATAAAGAAGGCATTATTTCTTTAGGCGCTGACGGTCCGGTAGAGATTGATCGGGTGGAAATTACTGAATGAAATTAAAATTCAAGAATTTGCCGCCAAAGAAAAACTTGCCTGCCCGTCCGAAGCTGAAAGCGAAGGCGGGAAATTGTTCTTTTCGCTTCCGCTTCAAGGCGAGACGGGCCCCGCACAAATCCCTTCGGGATTATGCGGGGTAAACTCCAGGGGGCTAGGGGGAATTTTTACCCCGCACTTCGAGCCTCGCACCAGAGCAAGCTCGGTGCGGGATAAACTCCGCGAGATAGTTGCGGGGCCGCCCGCCCTACAAATTTTGGGCGGAATCAGTTCGAATTTTTTCGAATGCACACCGTTTTGATAAAATTCATGTCTTCTGGCATTGAATTTTGACAATGAGTGGGATTCGAAGGGGTTAAAGCAAGCTTGCTTTAACGGGCGGTTGCGTCGCCCAGGAAGAGAGCGCGCAGCGCCCAGGCTCGAATCGGAGCGAGAGGAATTCCACCCTTTCCGCCATGACAACTTTTTATCGGCATGACCCGAGTGGCATTATGCCCAAACATTCACAAATAGAAACATATAATATCGTGATCATTTTGTGTGCAAGGCCTTTGAATTTGAAAAATATTTAAAATCCGATTCGGGTCGAACTTTTATCAAAAGGCACGCTATCATAAGAGATAGCGTCGGCAGACCTCTGGGGTCTGGGAGAGCTATCATTAAAATTAATTTAGAATACTAATGACCTTAAAGAATAAAGTTATCGTTGTTACCGGAGCGAGTCAGGGATTAGGCGAGGCCCTGGCCCTGAAAGCGGCTGAACTTGGCGCAAGAGTTGTTTTAGTGGCGCACACAGAAAAATTATTACAAAGGGTTAAAGAAAAGATTTTAAAGAATGGCGGTAAGGCCGAGTGTTTTGTCTGCGACATTCGCGACTTAGGGCAGGTGAAAGCCGCGGTCAAGACGATAATTCAAAAATTCGGGACAATTGATATTCTGGTTAACAATGCCGGTGTTTGGACGGACGAGGAGATTGAAAAACAGAGGCCGGAACAAAGAAAAGTTGCTTTAGAAACAAATGTTTTAGGGCAAATCCAAATGACAAAAGAAATCCTACCATTAATGAAAAAGAGAAATGATGGTTATATTTTTAACGTTATTTCAGGCGCTGGATTGGCTGATTCTGACAATACCAGATGGCAAACCTACGGAGCCAGCAAATGGGCAATGACCGGTTTTACCAAGGCTTTAAGAGATTATTTGAAGGGGACTAAAATTAAGGTCACGGGATTTTTTCCCGGAGGCATGGATACCAATCTTTATGAAAATGTCGGCCGTCCAGATGCTCACAAGCAGCCTTGGATGATGAAAAAGGAAGATGTAGCTGACATTATTGTTTTTGCCCTGACCCGGCCAGACGACGTTTTAATGGAAGGGATTACTGTAAGTAAAATTCAATAAGGCCAATAATTTAATAAATAAGAAATGAAAGGATTCATTGATTTTATCAGAAGACAAGGAGTGGTGGGGCTGGCAGTCGGCTTCATCTTAGGCGGCGCCGTCGCCAAATTGGTTTCAGCCCTGATTCAGGACCTGATTAGTCCCTTCATCGGCCTGATTACTGGTTCAGCAGGCGGCTTGGCCGAAGCAGCTTTAAATATTGGCCCTATTAATCTGATGTGGGGGCATTTTTTGAGCGTTTTGATAGATTTTCTGGTTATTGCTATTGTGGTTTATTTTGGAATCAAGGGTTTGGGACTTGATAAATTAGACAAAAAAGATTAAAACCTAAATAAGTTTTAAGGCGGGATGCGAGAGCGGTTTATTCGGATGGTCTTGAAAACCATTGTATCCGCAAGGGTACCGCAGGTTCGAATCCTGCTCCCGCCGCCAAGTCAAACTTGGCTGGCACGTTTGACGTGCCGCAGCCAGCATTTTTTATGAGTCGCCTTTCAGCGCCTCGAAATACGAGAGACCGACTTGCCCTTCCGAAGTTCCGCGAAGCGGAACGAAGGAGGGGATGCCTCAAAAATCGCCATTTAGGCGATTTTAGGTTTAAGATTTATTGTCTATGTTGTTGCAATTTTTACGATACTTCTTTTTCGATAACGTTCAATAACCTCATCAAGCTGTCTTCAAATTTCTCCAACGTTAAAAGATTAGGCAATTCTTTCATAATGTTGGCAATCGAGATATCCCTAATATTCTCGGCGATAGTGTCTATTTCGATCCGGGGATTCAGTTCCACAATGGTGCTGTCTAGTGTTGAGACCGCTCGAAAATATCTTAGTGTATTTGCCGGGACAACGATATTGCATTTCTGCAAGATTTTCAGCGTTTTGAATAGTTTTTTCCCGATTATCTGTTTTAAACCGCTGATATCATTCTCCCCCTGGTGATTTTTAAACGCCCCTAAGGATTCAAGAACAATCCGGTCGTGCTCTTTTTTTAATTCAATTTGGTTTTGAGCAGATGGTATATTACAAAGCTGAACCAGCGCCTCAAAGGCGTTATCGGTGTCGCCGTAACAAACAGAACGTATGTATTTTAAGCAGGCAAAACGGGTTTTTTTATCCAACTTGCCCACTATCCCAAAATCTATATACGCTAATTCATTGTTTGGCATAAAAATGATATTCGCCGGATGAGGATCGGCGTGGAAAAAACCGTCAAGATAGATTTGTTTCAAGCTATTTTTAAGGAGGATTTCGGCTGTTTTCTCTCGGGAAAACTCCATTTTTTCCAATTTATCTAAGACGTCCCTATTATTGTTTCTGATTGCCAAAAGGATATTTGAAAGGGTAATCCCCTCTATAAATTCTGCCGTTAAGATTCGCGGAGAGCAAAACTTACGGTATATTTTAGGTACAGCCATTTTTGTTTTGTCCTTATCGTAGCGGTCGTAAAATTCTTCGGTATAGTTTGCCTCGGTGGCATAATCTAATTCCTCCAAAGTCCATTCTTCAAATTGCCTGACCATCGGCGCGAGCTTATTGGGGCCCAGGGGCAGAAGGTCTATGATTTTAGCCAAAATCTTCATCAATTTAATATCGCGGGCAACCGTTTCTTTAATTCCCGGCCGTTGAATCTTTACCGCCAATTTTTCTCCGCTTTCTAAGTACGCTTCGTGCGCTTGGCCGAAGGAAGCGGCGGCAAAAGAAGTTGTTTTGAATACAGAAAAAAGTTTGTCCGGCGTGGTATTAAAATCCTCCTTGAACGCCTTTATGACTTCTGCGGATGAAAAAGGGGGTACGTTCTCCAGCAGGTAGAAAAGCTCTCGGCAATACTCCGGAGGCATAAAGTCCGGTCTCAAAGATAGAAATTGACCGAATTTAATAAAAACAGAACCCAGGTTTTCTAGAGTCTGCCTCAAAAGGAAAGCTCTTTTTTGAGTGGCTTCCGACGTATTCCCCCTGGTTTTAACAAAAGCCCGCCAGAAGTAAGAGTAAAAGGCAGAGATTATTTTAGAGAACCTTTTTAGGCGACTCCAATAGTCCATGTTAAATCTTTATTTTTTACTTTCCCCTCGGCATTTTGCACAAACAATTATGTTGCGAGAGGGCTTTTCCAGGAAAGCAATGAATGCCCGGCCGCTTTTTTTAATATTTCCTTTGCATAAAGCACACGACAAATCTTTTTCAGCGGTTATCGGCTGGAATCCGATGATATCCTGCTTTTTGTACAGATAGTCATTGATTTTGTCGTTTATTGCTCCCAGGACATCAGATTGAATATCTAAATAATCCTCGGCCAAACTCCTTACAAGGTTGGAAACAGTAACTCTGTGCCTCTTGGCCTTTTCGGCAATTTTTTCATAGAGTTCGTTAGAAACTCTGGCGTGGAGCACTTTATCGCGACTATGGTTTTTCATGATTGGGAAGGTAATTATTAATATGTATACATTGTATCACGATATTAATCATTGTCAATCCATCTATCGTTTTAGGTTAAAATAATCCTGACCGAGACGCCTCAAACGGAAAACTGTGAATCTGTTGAGGCCTAACCTCAACGGTCGTCTCAGTAAACCGGCAGGCGCCGGGTTTTTGAGCTCATTGAAAACAACCTTTGTCTTTATTACGGCACAAGTGTTATAATTAACGCAGTTAATTTTCCTTCCGGACATAATAAAAAATACAAACTCGTGGCCTTTACTCCTTTCGGTTTAGTCAAAAGAAGTTGCCTCGGCATTGACATTGGCTCTTCGGTGATCAAAGTCGTCGAGCTCTCCAAACTGGGAGAAAGAATTAAACTGGAAGCTTATGGAGAAATCAAAGCAGAAGCCATCTACGACAAGCCTTTCAGAACCCTTGAAAAGAACACGATTTTGTTTCAGACGATGGATATTGCCAGGGCCGTGGGAGCCGTGATCGACGAAGCGAAAATGTCGTCCAGGAAAGCGGTTTTTTCGATTCCCGATTTTTCGACTTTCTACACCACTTTTGAACTGCCACCGATGTCGTCTCAGGAATTGCCTCAGGCCGTCCGCTTTCAGGCGAGGCAGCAGATACCGGTGCCCCTGAACGAAGTCGCTCTGGACTGGTCGATTGTCCAGGGAGAAGTCAGCGATCATCACGGTTCAAACCTCAAGATCTTGCTGGTGGCCGTTCCCAACGAAATCATCAACCAGTATCAGGAGATCGCCAAGATAACAGATCTCAATCTTTATGCTTTGGAGGCTGAGGTTTTCGGCTTTTTAAGAGCGGCCAGTCCGGACAGGAGCAAGGTGGTGGCGATTATTGACATTGGCGCTCAGAGCACTACTTGTAGTATAGTTGATAAAGGGGTCTTGAAGTTGAGCCGGAGCTTTGAACCGGCGGCAAACGAGATAACCGAAGTTTTGAGCAAATCATTGCAAATCGATTTTAAAGAAGCCCAGGCTTTAAGGGAAAAGTACGGATTGGCGGCCGGAGACCTGGAAGAGGGCAACATTGCCGAGACCATTCTGACGATCGTCGACGCCATCCTTATAGAAGTGGACAAAACCATCCAGGGATTCTCCTTGGTTGAGGGCAAGATTCCAGAGCTTATTGTTATGGCAGGAGGCATTGCCCTGACGCCGGGCTTAAAAGAGCATTTTGCCAAAAAGCTTGGTAGAAAAGTTGAGATAGCCGACCCCTTTTCCTACATTTTCTATCCGCCGATACTCGAAAAAACCTTGAAAAACCTCGCGCCTTCTTATGTCATCGCCGTCGGTGCGGCCATGAGGGGGTTAGAATAATTGTCATGAGAATTGGTTTAATTCCTAAAAAACAAATAGAAGCGCCGCCCTGGCAAACAGCCCTGTTTGTCTTTTCGGCCGTCTTTTTGATTCTCTCTCTTTTGGTTTTTGCTTTATTGGCGAGATCGGCCAAAAAGACTAGCCTCGAGATCGAAAGTATCAACCAGGAACTGGCCAAAGACAGAACCCAGGCAGAGATTGATGCCGAAAAGGAGGTTTTAATCTCCCAAAAGAAGATTGTTGCTTTCGGCATTCTCTTAAACCAGAGAAAACAGCTTTCCAGAGTTTTTGACCTCATTGAAAAACTGGTCCATCCCGAAGTCGTTTTTAGCAAGATGGGCTTCACTGTAGAAGACAATACGGTTTGGCTTTCCGGCAAGGCCGACAACTTCCAGGCTCTGGGCCAGCAATCGCTCCTTTTTAAGACGCAGCCCCTAATCAAAGAAAGCAACTTGATGCAGGTCGGGATCGGAAAGCATGGCGGGGTCGAGTTCGGCTTTAAGATAATTTTTGACCCGCAGTTTTTTAAAGTCGCAGAATAATATGAAACAATATTTTTTTGCCATCGGCAATTTCCTGTTAGGCTTTCTGGTTTTGGTTTTGTTGATCCTGCCGAAGAACCAGGACGTCAAAAATCTTAAAACCGAATCTTCTCAGAAGCGGGTGGATTTACAAAATGAGCAGGATTACTCCGAAAATATTCGTTCCCTCCACGGCAAACTCGAGAAATACGGGC
This genomic window from bacterium contains:
- a CDS encoding MscL family protein; protein product: MKGFIDFIRRQGVVGLAVGFILGGAVAKLVSALIQDLISPFIGLITGSAGGLAEAALNIGPINLMWGHFLSVLIDFLVIAIVVYFGIKGLGLDKLDKKD
- a CDS encoding SDR family oxidoreductase; translated protein: MTLKNKVIVVTGASQGLGEALALKAAELGARVVLVAHTEKLLQRVKEKILKNGGKAECFVCDIRDLGQVKAAVKTIIQKFGTIDILVNNAGVWTDEEIEKQRPEQRKVALETNVLGQIQMTKEILPLMKKRNDGYIFNVISGAGLADSDNTRWQTYGASKWAMTGFTKALRDYLKGTKIKVTGFFPGGMDTNLYENVGRPDAHKQPWMMKKEDVADIIVFALTRPDDVLMEGITVSKIQ
- a CDS encoding AarF/UbiB family protein: MDYWSRLKRFSKIISAFYSYFWRAFVKTRGNTSEATQKRAFLLRQTLENLGSVFIKFGQFLSLRPDFMPPEYCRELFYLLENVPPFSSAEVIKAFKEDFNTTPDKLFSVFKTTSFAAASFGQAHEAYLESGEKLAVKIQRPGIKETVARDIKLMKILAKIIDLLPLGPNKLAPMVRQFEEWTLEELDYATEANYTEEFYDRYDKDKTKMAVPKIYRKFCSPRILTAEFIEGITLSNILLAIRNNNRDVLDKLEKMEFSREKTAEILLKNSLKQIYLDGFFHADPHPANIIFMPNNELAYIDFGIVGKLDKKTRFACLKYIRSVCYGDTDNAFEALVQLCNIPSAQNQIELKKEHDRIVLESLGAFKNHQGENDISGLKQIIGKKLFKTLKILQKCNIVVPANTLRYFRAVSTLDSTIVELNPRIEIDTIAENIRDISIANIMKELPNLLTLEKFEDSLMRLLNVIEKEVS
- a CDS encoding DUF1080 domain-containing protein — protein: MFKRGIRMNKKYLIIIAAIIILAVLIGGFFLLPKISQKSTQKSNCPIKTYNGVAWTGNVKPEEFKEIGSEFVEVVVWPQILDDETILVSSESYSGGPKYSLEQIKADAAKTEETVRNRIRQLKQNNLKIYLVVYPEWLYTHERNYLIKDSDAYEKRTWEIALTWAKIAEEEKVEIYSPLNEPFLHIGHQRSLAWYKEILPELRQVYHGLLAPRGLQAYHFEPDLGLIERPDTQFDFTGWDLIGFDVFARNTRNFDEYRQYVQAVIAKAEEIKEKTGDKGIILGEIGAPNKTEQSFPGLDPIELTKQSWQEIYKESYGLVDYLFFWDWTGSPQEENGQRIDYPADGKLKDTLKNLFTKAQKCASTPQALKSPNFTIQPPEKTIFADDLNDLSWWRKEQGEWQIENGVAKSAEQGKSLLTYDQNIADGQIKVRFRTTDGTLDLKLRRTPQTPAGYEIVLKPQRAMVSAATKNDKITKLAEMQFYFDTGWHEVVVDFRDNRIVVKVDDIGVFEIFNDSYKEGIISLGADGPVEIDRVEITE
- the pilM gene encoding type IV pilus assembly protein PilM, translating into MAFTPFGLVKRSCLGIDIGSSVIKVVELSKLGERIKLEAYGEIKAEAIYDKPFRTLEKNTILFQTMDIARAVGAVIDEAKMSSRKAVFSIPDFSTFYTTFELPPMSSQELPQAVRFQARQQIPVPLNEVALDWSIVQGEVSDHHGSNLKILLVAVPNEIINQYQEIAKITDLNLYALEAEVFGFLRAASPDRSKVVAIIDIGAQSTTCSIVDKGVLKLSRSFEPAANEITEVLSKSLQIDFKEAQALREKYGLAAGDLEEGNIAETILTIVDAILIEVDKTIQGFSLVEGKIPELIVMAGGIALTPGLKEHFAKKLGRKVEIADPFSYIFYPPILEKTLKNLAPSYVIAVGAAMRGLE